The nucleotide window ACGTCAAAAGATCTGATTTTTCTCTTAGAAGACATCGCGACCGCTTGTCGGACGATTTCACATAAAATTCGCAGTGGCGCCTTTGCGGGGACCCTTGGGGCGACCGATGACACAAATGTGCAAGGCGAAACTCAAAAAGAGCTCGATGTGATCGCCAATGATCAATTTATGCTGCATTGCGCTAACTGTAGCCGTGTTGCGGCGCTGGTGTCTGAAGAGTTGGACAACGTTGTTTGGCTAAAGGACAAGGCAGAAGCTGGCGACTATATTGTTTACTTTGATCCTTTGGATGGATCATCCAATCTGGAACTGAACATTTCTGTTGGTTCTATTTTTTCGATTGTTGAATTGAAAGAGCCCCTGGCGGAACTGACCGATGAAGCGGTTTTGATTGCGGGTACAGAACAGATTTGTGCGGGCTATTCTTTGTTTGGGCCGTCGACGTCTTTGGTGGTGACAACGGGGCAGGGCGTGAATGGATTTACGCATTTGAACGGCACCGGCGAATTTCTTTTAACTTTCCCGGATATGATGGTGCCTGCCAGCACGCAGGAATATGCGATCAATGCCAGCCGCCAGAATTATTGGGACGCACCAGTGCAGCGTTATGTCAGCGAATGTTTGCAAGGTTCCGAGGGACCACGTGGCAAAAAATTTAACATGCGTTGGGTGGCATCTATGGTGGCCGAAGTGCACCGTATTTTGACCCG belongs to Cognatishimia sp. WU-CL00825 and includes:
- a CDS encoding class 1 fructose-bisphosphatase, which encodes MTRLSGWFAAADRIDKIYWQRDPVMTNDNHLTFRQFMLREYRAHGTSKDLIFLLEDIATACRTISHKIRSGAFAGTLGATDDTNVQGETQKELDVIANDQFMLHCANCSRVAALVSEELDNVVWLKDKAEAGDYIVYFDPLDGSSNLELNISVGSIFSIVELKEPLAELTDEAVLIAGTEQICAGYSLFGPSTSLVVTTGQGVNGFTHLNGTGEFLLTFPDMMVPASTQEYAINASRQNYWDAPVQRYVSECLQGSEGPRGKKFNMRWVASMVAEVHRILTRGGVFMYPKDSDNAAMGGRLRLLYEANPMAFIIEQAGGKATIGGGRIMDVDPSSLHQRVGVILGSAEEVDLLESYYAEAQ